The following proteins are co-located in the Streptomyces sp. NBC_01198 genome:
- a CDS encoding ABC transporter ATP-binding protein, giving the protein MAEQSAGEAAEQSQAQRETAARPALPPGVPTVVVDGLHVVYRIYAAGAGHGSATAALRRMVLRQGSPSVHDVHAVKGVSFTAYRGEAIGIIGSNGSGKSTLLKAIAGLLPPDRGRVYTDGQPSLLGVNAALMNDLTGATNVVLGGLAMGMSQEEVRSRYQGIVDFSGINEKDDFISLPMRTYSSGMAARLRFSIAAAKNHDVLMIDEALATGDRAFQRRSEERIRELRKEAGTVFLVSHNNNSIRDTCDRVLWLEKGELLMDGPTDTVIKAYEAETGGG; this is encoded by the coding sequence GTGGCTGAACAGTCCGCAGGAGAGGCCGCAGAGCAGTCGCAGGCCCAGCGGGAGACCGCGGCGCGGCCCGCGCTGCCGCCGGGCGTGCCGACCGTCGTGGTCGACGGCCTGCATGTCGTCTACCGGATCTACGCCGCGGGCGCCGGCCACGGCAGCGCCACCGCCGCGCTGCGCCGCATGGTGCTGCGGCAGGGCTCGCCCAGCGTGCACGACGTGCACGCGGTCAAGGGCGTGAGCTTCACCGCCTACCGCGGCGAGGCCATCGGCATCATCGGCTCGAACGGCTCGGGCAAATCCACCCTGCTCAAGGCCATCGCGGGCCTGCTCCCGCCGGACCGCGGCCGGGTCTACACCGACGGCCAGCCGTCGCTGCTCGGCGTGAACGCGGCACTGATGAACGACCTCACCGGCGCCACCAACGTGGTACTCGGCGGCCTGGCGATGGGCATGTCGCAGGAGGAGGTGCGCTCGCGCTACCAGGGGATCGTCGACTTCTCCGGGATCAACGAGAAGGACGACTTCATCTCGCTGCCGATGCGCACGTACTCCTCCGGCATGGCGGCCCGGCTGCGCTTCTCGATCGCCGCGGCCAAGAACCACGACGTGCTGATGATCGACGAGGCGCTGGCCACCGGCGACCGGGCCTTCCAGCGCCGCTCGGAGGAACGCATCCGGGAGCTGCGCAAGGAGGCCGGCACCGTCTTCCTGGTCAGCCACAACAACAACTCCATCCGCGACACCTGCGATCGGGTGCTGTGGCTGGAGAAGGGCGAGCTGCTGATGGACGGGCCCACCGACACCGTGATCAAGGCCTACGAGGCGGAGACCGGCGGCGGCTGA
- a CDS encoding 3-hydroxybutyryl-CoA dehydrogenase, with protein sequence MSDIERVGVVGAGQMGSGIAEVCAKAGLDVRVAETTGEALELGRTRLTHSLDKAAERGKITAEQRDAALGRLSFTTDLGEFADRDLVIEAVVENEQVKTDIFRVLDQVVTREDAILASNTSSIPLVRLAVATSRPDHVLGIHFFNPAPVQALVELIPALTTGSDTLKRAEHLVTEVLGKHAIRAQDRSGFVVNALLVPYLLSAIRMYESGIATREDIDNGMEMGCAHPMGPLKLSDLIGLDTVAAIADSMYTEYKEPLYAAPPILQRMVDAGRLGRKSGAGFYPY encoded by the coding sequence GTGAGTGACATCGAGCGCGTCGGAGTGGTCGGCGCGGGCCAGATGGGGTCGGGCATCGCCGAGGTGTGCGCGAAGGCAGGGCTCGACGTCCGGGTGGCGGAGACCACGGGCGAGGCGTTGGAGCTGGGCAGGACCAGGCTCACGCACTCGCTCGACAAGGCAGCCGAGCGCGGCAAGATCACCGCGGAGCAGCGCGATGCCGCGCTTGGCCGGCTGAGCTTCACCACCGACCTCGGCGAGTTCGCCGACCGCGATCTGGTGATCGAGGCCGTGGTGGAGAACGAGCAGGTCAAGACCGACATCTTCCGGGTGCTCGACCAGGTGGTGACCCGGGAGGACGCCATCCTGGCCTCCAACACCTCGTCGATCCCGCTGGTCAGGCTGGCGGTGGCGACCTCCCGCCCGGACCATGTGCTGGGCATCCACTTCTTCAACCCGGCGCCCGTGCAGGCGCTGGTCGAGCTGATCCCGGCGCTCACCACCGGCAGCGACACCCTCAAGCGGGCCGAGCACCTCGTCACGGAGGTGCTCGGCAAGCACGCGATCCGGGCCCAGGACCGCTCGGGTTTCGTGGTGAACGCCCTGCTGGTGCCGTATCTGCTGTCCGCGATCCGGATGTACGAGTCGGGCATCGCGACCCGCGAGGACATCGACAACGGCATGGAGATGGGCTGCGCCCACCCGATGGGCCCGCTGAAGCTGTCCGACCTGATCGGCCTCGACACCGTCGCCGCCATCGCCGACTCGATGTACACGGAGTACAAGGAGCCGCTGTACGCCGCCCCGCCGATCCTGCAGCGGATGGTGGACGCCGGGCGGCTCGGCCGTAAGTCGGGCGCGGGCTTCTACCCGTACTGA
- a CDS encoding glycoside hydrolase family 10 protein: MDRDRLSRRALTAAAAGMAAATALPPATAKAAAGSARAGRGGRPRPHRELRGMWIATVANTDWPSAPGLPPDVQRQELIDLLDLAVERRLNAVMFQVRPTADAFWPSPYEPWAVYLTGVQGRDPGWDPLGTAVREAHRRGLELHAWFNPYRVANSADPGLLAPTHPARVHPEWTVVYGGKLYYNPGLPEVRRFVQDAMLDAVRRYPVDAVHWDDYFYPYPVAGQVFDDDDAYVRYGAGFTDRDAWRRHNTDLLVRETAVRIKAIRPRTQFGISPFGVWRNAATDPLGSATTAGVQTYDDLHADTRGWVRREWIDYIVPQVYWNVGFAAADYGVLVPWWADVVAGTRVRLHIGEALYKVGDPAQPAAWQDPGELLRHLDLCAGYPEVWGNVYFSATQVRADPLGAMTLIQDRYARRGGQWVR; encoded by the coding sequence ATGGACAGGGACAGGCTTTCGCGCAGAGCGCTCACCGCGGCGGCCGCCGGCATGGCCGCCGCGACGGCGCTGCCGCCGGCCACCGCAAAGGCGGCGGCCGGCAGCGCCCGCGCCGGACGTGGTGGGCGGCCGCGGCCGCACCGGGAACTGCGCGGCATGTGGATCGCGACGGTCGCGAACACCGACTGGCCGTCCGCCCCGGGCCTGCCGCCCGACGTGCAGCGGCAGGAACTGATCGACCTGCTCGACCTGGCCGTCGAGCGGCGGCTGAACGCGGTCATGTTCCAGGTGCGTCCCACCGCCGACGCGTTCTGGCCCTCGCCCTACGAGCCGTGGGCCGTGTATCTGACCGGGGTCCAGGGACGCGACCCCGGCTGGGACCCGCTGGGCACCGCGGTGCGCGAGGCACACCGCCGCGGCCTGGAACTGCACGCCTGGTTCAACCCCTACCGGGTGGCCAACAGCGCCGACCCGGGCCTGCTCGCCCCCACCCACCCGGCGCGCGTGCACCCGGAGTGGACGGTCGTCTACGGCGGCAAGCTGTACTACAACCCGGGGCTGCCCGAGGTCCGCCGCTTCGTGCAGGACGCGATGCTCGACGCGGTCCGCCGCTACCCGGTCGACGCGGTCCACTGGGACGACTACTTCTACCCCTACCCGGTCGCCGGCCAGGTCTTCGACGACGACGACGCCTACGTCCGGTACGGCGCCGGCTTCACCGACCGCGACGCCTGGCGGCGGCACAACACCGACCTGCTGGTGCGCGAGACCGCCGTGCGTATCAAGGCCATCCGCCCGCGGACCCAGTTCGGCATCAGCCCCTTCGGCGTGTGGCGCAACGCCGCCACCGACCCGCTCGGTTCGGCCACCACCGCGGGCGTCCAGACCTACGACGACCTGCACGCCGACACCCGCGGCTGGGTCCGGCGGGAGTGGATCGACTACATCGTGCCGCAGGTCTACTGGAACGTCGGCTTCGCCGCCGCCGACTACGGCGTGCTCGTCCCGTGGTGGGCCGATGTCGTCGCCGGCACCCGGGTGCGGCTGCACATCGGGGAGGCGCTGTACAAGGTCGGCGATCCGGCGCAGCCCGCGGCCTGGCAGGACCCCGGGGAACTGCTCAGGCACCTGGACCTCTGCGCCGGATATCCGGAGGTCTGGGGGAACGTCTACTTCTCCGCCACGCAGGTCCGCGCCGACCCCCTGGGGGCCATGACCCTCATCCAGGACCGCTATGCGCGGCGCGGCGGGCAATGGGTCCGTTAG
- a CDS encoding aromatic prenyltransferase has product MPEAIGLDKVCSAIEETARLLDVPCSPDRISQDLKAFGDDLPDAHLVFSMAGGERHGGELDFDFSVPPRGANPYATALAEGLVTETDHPVGSLLSEVQDRFGIASYGVEYGVVGGFKKSYAFFPLDDLPPLAKFADVPSVPPALAEYVDMLTGLGLDDKVSIIGLNYAKRTLNVYFAAAALETEAKLSVLRAFGFPEPDAAVSEFVERSFSIYPTFNWDSTAAERICFSVKTQNPKELPAPSDPGIEKFASGVPQVYSGDREFVSAVALTPSGEAYYKLAAYFQKARESSKAAFAAKPH; this is encoded by the coding sequence ATGCCAGAAGCCATTGGATTGGACAAGGTCTGTTCCGCGATAGAAGAAACGGCCCGGCTCCTGGATGTGCCGTGTTCACCCGACCGGATATCGCAGGACCTGAAGGCGTTCGGGGACGATCTCCCCGACGCGCACCTGGTTTTCAGTATGGCGGGCGGCGAACGCCACGGCGGGGAGCTCGACTTCGACTTCTCGGTGCCGCCCAGGGGGGCGAATCCGTATGCCACCGCACTGGCGGAAGGCCTTGTCACGGAGACCGACCACCCCGTCGGCTCGCTGCTGTCGGAAGTCCAGGACCGCTTCGGCATCGCAAGTTATGGAGTCGAGTACGGAGTCGTCGGCGGCTTCAAGAAGTCCTATGCCTTCTTCCCGCTCGACGATCTCCCGCCGCTGGCGAAGTTCGCCGACGTCCCGTCCGTACCGCCTGCCCTTGCCGAGTACGTGGACATGCTGACGGGACTGGGTCTTGACGACAAGGTGTCGATCATCGGGCTCAACTACGCCAAGCGGACGCTGAACGTGTACTTCGCCGCGGCAGCCCTGGAGACGGAGGCCAAGCTCTCGGTGTTGCGCGCGTTCGGGTTCCCCGAGCCGGACGCAGCCGTCTCGGAGTTCGTCGAGCGGTCCTTCTCCATATATCCCACCTTCAACTGGGACTCGACGGCCGCCGAGCGGATCTGCTTCTCCGTGAAGACGCAGAACCCGAAGGAGCTGCCCGCTCCTTCCGACCCGGGGATCGAGAAGTTCGCGTCCGGCGTACCCCAGGTGTATTCCGGTGACCGGGAGTTCGTCTCCGCCGTGGCGCTGACGCCGTCGGGCGAGGCGTATTACAAGCTCGCCGCCTACTTCCAGAAGGCGCGCGAGTCGTCGAAGGCCGCCTTCGCGGCCAAACCGCACTGA
- a CDS encoding TetR/AcrR family transcriptional regulator — translation MSTAIEVEESSAVITAYGQAFAKAGAAAFNGPRDKLGETIVRLTLEFFEDAEWQPKLIQTLRTANTSKEGAEQFGNLFSAQVFAQAGVALNDAPLSLDELADKLGINPLRINSSAAQLWGVFLFRYVLGVQPIASASVDQIVEIVAPTIQRYIVG, via the coding sequence ATGTCCACAGCCATTGAAGTGGAAGAGTCGTCGGCCGTCATCACGGCGTACGGACAGGCATTTGCGAAGGCCGGAGCGGCGGCTTTCAACGGGCCGCGCGACAAGCTCGGCGAGACGATAGTCAGGCTCACTCTGGAATTCTTCGAGGACGCCGAGTGGCAGCCGAAGCTCATCCAGACGCTGCGTACGGCCAACACCAGCAAGGAGGGCGCGGAGCAGTTCGGCAACCTGTTCTCCGCCCAGGTCTTCGCGCAGGCGGGCGTGGCGCTCAACGACGCCCCGCTGAGCCTCGACGAGCTCGCGGACAAGCTCGGCATCAATCCGCTGCGGATCAACTCGTCGGCCGCGCAGCTCTGGGGCGTGTTCCTGTTCCGCTACGTCCTCGGCGTGCAGCCCATCGCCTCGGCGTCCGTGGACCAGATCGTCGAGATCGTCGCGCCCACCATCCAGCGCTACATCGTCGGCTAG
- a CDS encoding MFS transporter yields the protein MSNLREPQDISDGHTGGNPMRWKALAVLTAVQFMLMLDVTVVNIALPNIQDDLNFSTEGLAWVVNGYLLTAAGFLLLGGRIADLLGRRRVFIAGLLVFGVSSVVCGAANTSGLLVTGRFLQGFGEALAGPAALGLIAVLFTDSKERGKALGIWGGMAALGGAVGSVVGGLVTDYIDWRWIFYINVPVVLLALVLIPRLMSESRMARRESQQLDLVGAFTITGGLTAAVYGLLEAADKPWGSSRVLLPLLGGVALLAVTVVWEARAPEPLIPLRFFRNRTRVTSNVVSMMSFASFYTYAFVATLYLQHVLHYSPIKTGLAYIPLTLATGVGMGLSTALMPRIGVKPLVVVAFFGSALGQFIAASGFAPHASYVGGVMPGLIVFAFFNGMGFPVLINGGLHEVTGQDSGLASGVQTSMQQIGAALGLAVLVPIALRYVNDHAADGNLPAVTSDAYTLVLRVSAGVLAAAGLLALFLLGKVNAKPRDIHAEAAGALAETPAPATTGS from the coding sequence ATGAGCAACCTTCGAGAACCACAGGACATCTCTGACGGCCACACCGGCGGCAACCCCATGCGCTGGAAGGCCCTGGCCGTGCTCACCGCGGTGCAGTTCATGCTCATGCTGGACGTCACCGTGGTGAACATCGCGCTCCCCAACATCCAGGACGACCTCAACTTCTCCACCGAGGGCCTCGCCTGGGTGGTCAACGGCTACCTGCTGACCGCCGCCGGGTTCCTGCTGCTGGGCGGGCGCATCGCCGACCTGCTCGGCCGCCGCCGGGTCTTCATCGCGGGCCTGCTGGTCTTCGGTGTCTCCTCGGTCGTCTGCGGCGCCGCGAACACCTCCGGCCTGCTGGTCACCGGCCGGTTCCTCCAGGGATTCGGTGAGGCGCTAGCGGGACCGGCCGCGCTCGGCCTCATCGCCGTGCTGTTCACCGACAGCAAGGAGCGGGGCAAGGCCCTGGGGATCTGGGGCGGGATGGCGGCGCTCGGCGGGGCCGTCGGCTCGGTCGTCGGCGGTCTGGTGACCGACTACATCGACTGGCGCTGGATCTTCTACATCAACGTGCCCGTCGTGCTGCTGGCACTGGTGCTGATTCCGCGCCTGATGTCGGAGAGCCGGATGGCCCGCCGCGAGAGCCAGCAGCTTGACCTGGTCGGGGCGTTCACGATCACCGGCGGGCTGACGGCGGCCGTGTACGGCCTGCTGGAGGCGGCCGACAAGCCGTGGGGGTCCTCGCGGGTGCTGCTGCCGCTGCTCGGCGGCGTCGCCCTGCTGGCCGTCACGGTCGTGTGGGAGGCGCGGGCACCCGAACCGCTGATCCCGCTGCGGTTCTTCAGGAACCGCACGCGGGTGACGAGCAACGTCGTCAGCATGATGTCGTTCGCGTCGTTCTACACCTACGCCTTCGTGGCGACCCTGTATCTCCAGCACGTGCTGCACTACTCGCCGATCAAGACGGGTCTGGCCTACATCCCGCTCACCCTCGCCACGGGTGTCGGCATGGGCCTGTCCACCGCGCTGATGCCCCGTATCGGCGTCAAACCCCTCGTGGTGGTGGCCTTCTTCGGCAGCGCCCTGGGGCAGTTCATCGCCGCCAGCGGCTTCGCCCCCCATGCCAGTTACGTGGGCGGGGTCATGCCGGGCCTCATCGTGTTCGCGTTCTTCAACGGCATGGGCTTCCCCGTCCTGATCAACGGCGGCCTGCACGAGGTCACCGGGCAGGACTCGGGGCTGGCCTCGGGTGTGCAGACCTCGATGCAGCAGATCGGTGCGGCCCTGGGCCTCGCGGTCCTGGTGCCGATCGCCCTGCGCTACGTCAACGACCACGCGGCGGACGGCAACCTCCCTGCGGTCACGTCCGACGCGTACACGCTGGTGCTGCGCGTCTCGGCCGGCGTACTGGCCGCCGCGGGTCTGCTGGCACTCTTCCTGCTCGGGAAGGTGAACGCCAAACCGCGGGACATCCATGCGGAGGCCGCCGGCGCGCTGGCGGAGACACCCGCCCCCGCGACCACCGGCAGCTGA
- a CDS encoding methyltransferase, with the protein MHRFSTPWGDLDLTRYPAEPREQLRAWDAADDYLLRHVAETAPAGGATGGGTTVLLGDRWGALATALADRHPVQISDSFLGQQATRANLRRIGAEDQVRLLSPREGVPERVDLLLVRVPRSLALLEDQLHAIAPAVHRDTVVVGAGMVTEIHTSTLALFERILGPTVTSLAVRKARLILCTPDPGLPRTPGPWPLRYALPDGIGPMSGRTVTNHAGVFCADRLDVGTRLLLAQLPRRQGPDRVIDLGCGNGVVGTAAAVANPASHLVFTDESHQAVASAEATFRDNADPATAVEFLVADAAAGVPAGSADLVLNNPPFHSHRATSDSSARRMFATARAALRPGGELWVVGNRHLGYHVRLRRLFGNCEVVASDPKFVVLRAVRRPPRAH; encoded by the coding sequence ATGCACCGATTCAGTACGCCGTGGGGCGACCTCGATCTGACCCGTTACCCGGCGGAGCCCCGCGAGCAGTTGCGGGCGTGGGACGCGGCGGACGACTACCTGCTGCGGCACGTGGCCGAGACCGCGCCGGCCGGGGGCGCGACCGGGGGCGGTACGACCGTGCTGCTCGGCGACCGCTGGGGCGCGCTGGCGACCGCGCTCGCGGACCGGCACCCGGTGCAGATCTCCGACTCCTTCCTCGGTCAGCAGGCGACCCGGGCGAATCTGCGCAGGATCGGCGCCGAGGACCAGGTGCGGCTGCTGTCGCCGCGGGAGGGCGTACCGGAACGCGTCGACCTGCTGCTGGTCCGGGTGCCCAGGAGCCTGGCGCTGCTCGAGGACCAGCTGCACGCGATCGCCCCCGCCGTGCACCGGGACACCGTCGTGGTCGGCGCCGGCATGGTCACCGAGATCCACACCTCCACGCTTGCGCTGTTCGAGCGGATCCTCGGGCCGACGGTGACCTCGCTCGCGGTCCGCAAGGCCCGGCTGATCCTGTGCACGCCCGACCCCGGCCTGCCCCGCACTCCCGGTCCCTGGCCGCTGCGTTACGCGCTGCCGGACGGCATCGGCCCGATGTCGGGGCGTACGGTCACCAACCACGCCGGCGTCTTCTGCGCCGACCGGCTCGACGTCGGCACCAGGCTGCTGCTCGCCCAGCTGCCCCGGCGGCAGGGACCCGACCGGGTGATCGACCTGGGCTGCGGCAACGGTGTCGTCGGTACGGCGGCGGCGGTCGCCAACCCGGCGTCCCACCTGGTCTTCACCGACGAGTCGCACCAGGCGGTCGCGTCGGCCGAGGCGACCTTCCGGGACAACGCGGATCCGGCCACGGCCGTGGAGTTCCTGGTCGCCGACGCCGCGGCGGGCGTGCCCGCGGGCAGCGCCGACCTCGTACTGAACAACCCGCCCTTCCACTCCCACCGGGCCACCAGCGACAGCAGCGCGCGCCGGATGTTCGCCACCGCGCGGGCCGCGCTGCGCCCCGGCGGCGAACTGTGGGTGGTGGGCAACCGCCACCTGGGCTATCACGTGCGGCTGCGGCGGCTGTTCGGCAACTGCGAGGTGGTGGCGTCGGACCCGAAGTTCGTGGTGCTGCGCGCGGTCAGGCGACCGCCCCGGGCGCACTGA
- a CDS encoding SRPBCC family protein has protein sequence MAGKFEGTAVIDRPIEEVFAFLADGTNDPKFSPRVQEITKTTDGPTAVGTVYASTVKDAGMTTKREFRITEFQHPTRIRWTELSRNTVTSREGGYDLESLPSGGTRVTIFNLLEGHGVGKLLVGLALMGARRDAPAFAGRIKAAVEAG, from the coding sequence ATGGCCGGCAAGTTCGAGGGAACAGCCGTGATCGACCGCCCCATCGAGGAGGTTTTCGCCTTCCTCGCCGACGGCACCAACGACCCGAAGTTCAGCCCGCGGGTGCAGGAGATCACCAAGACCACCGACGGCCCCACCGCCGTCGGCACGGTCTACGCGAGCACCGTCAAGGACGCCGGCATGACCACCAAGCGCGAGTTCCGGATCACCGAGTTCCAGCACCCGACCAGGATCCGCTGGACGGAGCTGTCCAGGAACACCGTGACCTCGCGGGAGGGCGGTTACGACCTGGAGTCGCTGCCCAGCGGCGGCACGCGGGTCACGATCTTCAACCTCCTTGAGGGCCACGGCGTCGGCAAGCTCCTGGTGGGCCTGGCCCTGATGGGCGCCCGCCGGGACGCACCGGCCTTCGCCGGCCGGATCAAGGCGGCCGTCGAAGCCGGCTGA
- a CDS encoding TetR/AcrR family transcriptional regulator, with the protein MPTGVALRDVREQLFDAAERILLRDGQNALTSRAVTAEAGVAKGVLHRHFADFDAFLADLVRDRIARVGQQAAALRGSAGSGTVAANLADALTMLFCSIAVAIVGLVTARDGLRARLRAAGSTGVPVLSEATAMITAYLGAERDLGRLAPDADIDTLALMLIGTGHLIFAGRPPGTAPEAAEIRTVVSTVLVGVLR; encoded by the coding sequence GTGCCGACAGGTGTGGCGCTGCGCGACGTGCGCGAGCAACTGTTCGACGCGGCGGAGCGCATCCTCCTCAGGGACGGGCAGAACGCGCTGACCAGCCGGGCCGTCACCGCCGAGGCCGGCGTCGCCAAGGGTGTGCTGCACCGGCACTTCGCGGACTTCGACGCCTTCCTCGCCGACCTCGTCAGGGACCGGATCGCCCGGGTCGGGCAGCAGGCGGCCGCGCTGCGCGGATCCGCCGGGAGCGGCACCGTGGCGGCGAACCTCGCCGACGCGCTGACCATGCTCTTCTGCTCGATCGCGGTGGCGATCGTCGGCCTGGTGACCGCCCGCGACGGCCTGCGCGCCAGGCTGCGCGCCGCCGGCAGCACCGGGGTGCCGGTGCTCTCCGAGGCCACCGCCATGATCACCGCCTACCTCGGCGCCGAGCGCGACCTCGGCCGCCTGGCGCCGGACGCCGACATCGACACGCTGGCGCTGATGCTGATCGGCACCGGCCATCTGATCTTCGCAGGCCGCCCGCCTGGCACCGCGCCGGAGGCGGCGGAGATCCGTACGGTCGTCAGCACGGTCCTCGTCGGCGTCCTGCGGTAG
- a CDS encoding class I SAM-dependent methyltransferase, with protein MPTLPFAGTEPPHRQRATAESFGSDTERYERARPGCRVLGVDPDPRMAEAARGSAFDTEVAAFETWDPAGRRFDAVVAGQAWHWVDAAAGAALAARVLRPGGLLAPFWNVACMPDSLAEAVRAVYARVLPEMPVYRRLTPGLDAYTPILATAADGIRQAGAFAEPEQWRFDWQRHYTRDEWLDQVPTHGGHSLIPPATLAALLAGVGEAVDAVGGGFTMDYAAVVLAATRLPASGPVR; from the coding sequence ATGCCCACCTTACCGTTCGCCGGCACCGAGCCGCCGCACCGCCAGCGCGCCACCGCCGAGTCCTTCGGCTCGGACACCGAGCGCTACGAGCGGGCCCGCCCCGGCTGCCGGGTGCTCGGGGTGGACCCCGACCCGCGGATGGCCGAGGCGGCCCGCGGCAGCGCGTTCGACACCGAGGTGGCGGCCTTCGAGACGTGGGACCCGGCAGGCCGCCGCTTCGACGCGGTCGTCGCCGGCCAGGCCTGGCACTGGGTGGACGCGGCCGCCGGAGCGGCGCTGGCCGCACGGGTGCTGCGGCCGGGCGGCCTGCTCGCCCCGTTCTGGAACGTGGCCTGCATGCCGGACAGCCTGGCCGAGGCCGTCCGCGCGGTCTACGCCCGCGTGCTGCCCGAGATGCCGGTCTACCGTCGGCTTACGCCCGGCCTCGACGCGTACACGCCGATCCTGGCCACCGCGGCCGACGGCATCCGGCAGGCGGGCGCCTTCGCCGAGCCCGAGCAGTGGCGCTTCGACTGGCAGCGCCACTACACCCGCGACGAGTGGCTGGACCAGGTGCCCACCCACGGCGGCCACAGCCTGATCCCGCCGGCCACGCTGGCGGCGCTGCTCGCGGGCGTCGGCGAGGCTGTCGACGCGGTGGGCGGCGGCTTCACGATGGACTACGCCGCCGTCGTGCTCGCGGCGACCCGCCTCCCGGCGTCCGGGCCGGTCAGATAG
- a CDS encoding low temperature requirement protein A — MDETTTPTGAGHGREVVTRVRMRARSRSEPHRASTPLELLFDLCFVVAVAQAGTRLVHALVEGRPGHGISGYLLIFFAVWWAWMNFTWFASAYDTDDIPYRIATLVQMSGVLVLAAGVPRAFDDADYGVAVAGYLIMRLALTGQWLRAACGESGAGRRVALRYVAGLVLVEFGWVGLLLLPGSLRTGGFLVLVAAELAVPAVAEHGHGTSWHPEHIAERYGLFTLIVLGETISAATLAVQSAFDESAALDLLLPIAAGGLLIVFAAFWSYFAVPIHEYLTSNRQAFQWGYSHYAVLGSAAAIGAGIEVAVEQVTRHTELSARAAAACVTAPTAVFLFTVWAVHTRPFKRGPAEHLVLPAGAAAVLLCTLAGHLAVPLAGAVSAATVAVGVRLAARRAATAAI, encoded by the coding sequence ATGGACGAGACGACCACCCCGACGGGAGCAGGTCACGGCAGGGAGGTCGTCACCCGGGTACGGATGCGGGCGCGCAGCAGGTCCGAGCCGCACCGGGCCTCGACGCCGCTGGAGCTGCTGTTCGACCTGTGCTTCGTGGTCGCGGTCGCCCAGGCGGGGACGCGGCTGGTGCACGCGCTCGTGGAGGGGCGTCCCGGGCACGGGATCAGCGGCTACCTGCTGATCTTCTTCGCCGTCTGGTGGGCCTGGATGAACTTCACCTGGTTCGCGTCGGCGTACGACACCGACGACATCCCCTACCGGATCGCGACCCTGGTGCAGATGTCCGGCGTCCTGGTGCTGGCGGCCGGCGTGCCGCGCGCCTTCGACGACGCCGACTACGGCGTCGCCGTCGCGGGGTACCTCATCATGCGGCTCGCGCTGACCGGCCAGTGGCTGCGGGCCGCGTGCGGAGAGAGCGGGGCGGGGCGCCGGGTCGCACTGCGCTACGTGGCCGGTCTGGTCCTGGTGGAGTTCGGCTGGGTGGGCCTGCTGCTGCTGCCCGGTTCGCTGCGGACCGGCGGGTTCCTCGTCCTGGTCGCCGCCGAGCTCGCCGTGCCCGCCGTGGCGGAACACGGCCACGGGACGTCCTGGCATCCGGAGCACATCGCGGAGCGGTACGGCCTGTTCACCCTCATCGTGCTCGGCGAGACGATCTCGGCGGCCACGCTCGCCGTCCAGTCCGCGTTCGACGAGTCGGCGGCGCTCGATCTGCTGCTGCCCATCGCGGCCGGTGGCCTGCTCATCGTCTTCGCCGCCTTCTGGAGCTATTTCGCCGTGCCCATCCACGAGTACCTGACCTCCAACAGGCAGGCGTTCCAGTGGGGCTACAGCCACTACGCCGTGCTGGGCTCGGCTGCCGCGATCGGTGCCGGCATCGAGGTCGCGGTGGAGCAGGTCACGCGTCACACCGAGCTGTCCGCGCGTGCCGCGGCCGCCTGCGTCACCGCGCCCACGGCCGTCTTCCTGTTCACGGTGTGGGCGGTGCACACCCGGCCTTTCAAGCGCGGGCCCGCGGAGCACCTGGTGCTGCCGGCCGGCGCGGCGGCGGTGCTGCTCTGCACGCTGGCCGGCCATCTGGCGGTCCCACTGGCCGGCGCCGTCTCGGCGGCCACGGTCGCGGTCGGCGTAAGGCTGGCCGCGCGCCGGGCGGCCACGGCCGCTATCTGA
- a CDS encoding DUF6884 domain-containing protein, translated as MAANDYADCAAAELIVVPCGARKLDHRARAGEMYTGSYHRACRRAAEALRPDRLLILSARYGLLGLDEEIEPYDTPHGAEGAVTAAILRAQAAERGIADLDPVVLLGGARHVALARAVWPHARTPLSGTRGMGEQVARLAVMARTAG; from the coding sequence ATGGCTGCGAACGACTACGCCGACTGCGCCGCCGCGGAACTGATCGTCGTCCCGTGCGGCGCGCGCAAGCTGGACCACCGCGCACGTGCCGGGGAGATGTACACCGGCTCCTACCATCGCGCGTGCCGCCGGGCAGCCGAGGCGCTGCGCCCCGACCGGCTGCTGATCCTGTCCGCCCGCTACGGCCTGCTCGGCCTCGACGAGGAGATCGAGCCGTACGACACGCCGCACGGCGCCGAGGGCGCGGTGACCGCCGCGATCCTCCGCGCACAGGCCGCCGAACGCGGAATCGCCGACCTCGACCCCGTCGTGCTCCTCGGCGGCGCCCGCCATGTCGCGCTCGCCCGGGCCGTGTGGCCGCACGCCAGGACCCCGCTGAGCGGGACACGCGGCATGGGCGAGCAGGTCGCCCGGCTCGCGGTGATGGCGCGCACCGCGGGCTGA